Part of the Uloborus diversus isolate 005 chromosome 9, Udiv.v.3.1, whole genome shotgun sequence genome is shown below.
tgatataactttttgcatatatttcgagctcagagtagaaactcaaacataattttttttttttttttgcttttccatacatttgtgttaaatttaaattgtgagactcgaatttcagaaatttataaagtgtaacaaataacaataaaggttagggatccttgttccaagcataatcaatggtcaaacatctggattaaaattgtataattttcaaatttagttatttagattcttttacaacttaaacagtatcatgaataaaagtttttttaaaacaaaatgtgaatgctcagagatgtacaagtgcttaatgcacaaatgctaacgcataatgtacacaaaatatggagctcaacgatctgcgagtgctaaatcaattttcaaatgtttaagcataatgtaatgaatagtaatggaaataagtaacttgcgTTAAATGATTTCAAACCAGACCAAAACaattacagatgaaaattctgaaatcgacatcaatgtttactaatactttctgtgtagcttcgcagaatttggcacacgtgatgaaatacgtcacaatttcgtagcacaaagttctttcaattaagtttatgagtgagagtattgaaaaaatataacaaaatttacagtaaaataacgtcatttaatttaatagtgtacatacagtatatagtacaaccaaccaatcttcatctagccattctcattgcagcaaagaaagcaatgattttacaagtgtgcccaaatgtgaccaaacatgttttcaaatgtgttgacggACCATCTGCTGCCTGGACTCGTGTGTTGGCACTAGAGAttcagtatccagaacacattcggaacactttccttctgacggagcttattcagaatacttcatagcgcacattcacatattaggatcactttttctgaaacaaagtgttccaaattgtgcaggtttatttgcagtgcACAGTTGAAAATTTTGCTACAGTGTGGTTTTTCAGTTGAATAGAATACGAAGTTCAAACGAAGTGCTCAAGATCAAGTGTAGTCTGCTAAAAGATGCAGTTTTCAAAAGTTTGTGAGATTTAGTTGTGGTCAAATTACGTTTGCCGCTAACAGACGCGGTCGACGTGtgagaataattctttttttatttgaaattgatcTTTACCACTATGCTTGTATTTTACAGGTGGGATGATTTTCGATTTCATAAAATGGAAACAGCTCATCTTGATCATCTGTGCATCACTCAAATGTCTCAGTATATTGGGAGTTCCATGGAGCCGAAGTTTCGAAGTTCTCACTACTTTTATGGCGGTGAACGGAGCTGCTATGGGAGCTTTTGACACTTGTAAGCTGATATTTCATGTTATCTAATATTTAGGTTCGTTTTAATAAACGCCAATTAGCAAATATCAAATCAAAAATCATATGCCAGGTGAAATTTCCTTCTAAACTTCACTGTGAAAAATTTAGTGTTACCTTACCCCATAAATTGGCAGCATTGCTACCTCCAATGTTCTGGAGTAATGTAACTGATATGATTGGTGTAAAGTAAGGCATCGCTTTGGAAAATTTACTCCATAGTAATGTTACTATTTTGTAACGTAGCACTAATTAATATGTAAGGTTACACTGGAATTCTCTGTAAATTTACATAACATTGTTTAAAAGGTTACacaataacaaaaataagaattttcccTACTTTCATGGATTTTTACTCGTTTATAAGTGTAATTTGACTTATACTTCAAGCACACAACTTTTATAACTTCTTTTATTAATGCATTCtaaattgaaagtataaaaataaattagtagatTACACTGGACACGTTTAGTGTGACGTCACGGGGTTGATAAAAAGACAGGGTAGATTCCAACAAGTTGTTGCTATGCACGTTTCTTTGGGAGAACGAACGCAAAACCCCGTTCGAATAAagttaaagcaatatttttttgcatGATATTTTGCAGATTAAATACCTTAAATATGATTTGAGAAGTTTTAAGGTACATAATATGCCAACTGTACACAACATTTGACTAGTATTGGTGGTTTTTACATAAGAATCGGGTTTAAATTCGGCAATACATAGACTTATATgttacaagtgtttttttttttttttctcccgaggTATACACACGttttatagttatttatttttcttcgagGCGGATGGGACGCCGTTTGAGAGGGTCAGGACGGACATTGCCCATCTCCCTCGTCTTTGGAAAAGCAATGTAGTTCTATAAATTTGAACGTAATatatttgttgtttttcgatattACATGCATACAATGCAAGAAATATAACAAAGGCCTGATTAACACAATTTCCAGAAGTTCCATGAATCTGAACATCACATTTCAGAGCGGTGCTCATATTCATGGAACTGCTGGAAATAAAATTCAGAGTGTTCTTCTGAGCAACATCAAAATAGGATaatatttttcccttctacaCTTTTTCGGAAACTACTTTGAAAATGTGCATATTTCTTGTGAGAGAGGCGCCAAACTTTATCTGGAATTGAACATCAccttggcttgatcgggccctgagcCGAACAATTTGAACTGGTGCCGTTAGCATTTAACGTCAATCGCTTCAGGAGTCTCGgacaatagaaaatatttttcatatcttgaaaaataCCTCAACAACATTTGAACAGCGATCTTCCGTGAGTTTCATTGTACTAAGCtttttcattttaacattttctgttttataaGATATTGCGCATACTTTTGAAATGATTGGAGAGTGCTCTGAAAACATTCTTCTTTTCTTTCAGGTTGTAATGTCTACTTACTCAATTTGTGGGGCAAAGACAGTGCTCCATACTACCAAGCACTGCACTTTACTTTCGGAGTTGGAGGACTCATATCTCCTCTTATTGCTGCACCTTTTCTGGGAAGTTACAACGAATTACAGAGTGAAAGCTTTAATTACGACAACGTCACATTTTCTGCCATGAACTTAACAGATGAACTTAACAGCGGAGGATTATTTGCAAATATTCCAAAAATCACGTATGCTTATTCCATCGTGGGAGCTACTGAATTTCTTGTTGTTCTGATCTATGTGTCAACTTTTGTGATATCGCCTACAGATGAATACAGCGAAAAGGAGGAAGCTAAGAGTAGCATAAAGCAAAATCCGTTCTTTTTTGCTGTCGTTATCGGCCTGGTTTTTGCACTGTTATTTATTCAAACTGGTGCAGAGATCGGTTACGCACAGATGATAACACCATATGCCGTGAAAGGAAAGTTGAAATTGCCAATAACAACTGGATCTTACATGACTTCGGCATTTTGGGCTGCATTTACCATTTCCAGATTTTCTTCCGTCTTTATGGCAATGAAATTCACCAATTTAACCTTAATAGTGTACGATCTTATCGTCACATCTGTTGCTGCTGTGTTCTTAACAGCACTTTCAAGCCACGTGTGGGCATTATGGCTGTCCTCGGTACTGTTCGGAATTGGAATAGCTTCGTTTTTTCCCGCCACAGTTGCGTGGTTTGGCACACACATCAACGTCACGAACAAAATAGCTGGGGTTTTTGTGTGCAGTGCTGCATTTGGTGAACTTGCGATGCCTTTTGCCATAAGCTACAATATTGAGACTACGCCTGAAGTTTTTATATACATGATTCCAGCAAGCTGTGCATGTTCTACACTCATAGTGCTCgcggtttatttaattttaagaaacagTCCATCTAATCCAGAAGTTGAAAAGCAGCCTTCCTCTGATGTTGGAATTTCTACCATCAGAGTTTCTGAGTAATTGACATACAGCTACTCTATGAAATGGTCATGGAAGAACCTTGATGTGTTATATCACAACGATTTGAAGTGCTATTTGTAATATCACTTGTCATCTGCTCAAACTAGAGCCGCTTTATAAATAGACCGACGCACCAGCTTAAGTCCATTTTAGATCTTAGTTTTCATCgctgcggagctagggttaccagagaaaagtttcgggttttgccaaattagccaaaaataatattttatttaatatattcaCGTGCCGCTAGTAATTGTTCGCATTGAAAACTCAACAAACGCGATAACTTACCAGAAAAGACAactactcaaacacgcgctccgactcaaaaaggctaatcttaagtTGATGCGTTggctcttatatatatataggtatgtGATGCCATAGCTTAAACCGAATAACAATCTGTGAAGAATCTTCGCTTTCAGCAATCAATCCCTACCCTAATAACACAGCAAAGTTGCATTTGGaccatactgccgtgctaagcacaaaagtcgtatctgcatctgagttcaaaatgagaaattgccgtttggAAGTTctgtgcctccatgtatttgatacaaatgcaacttttttcagatttttttgaaaaatatttcctatttccaaatgaccataaaatattgtatttaggtaaaatatgaaaaaaaatcacttggtgagtgtagctcaattttgacaaaaagtacaGATACGACTTTGGGCAGCATAGATCTACAAAGACCATTATAACTAACAGTGTTGTAATGGTAACAGTCATAAAATGGGAGCTTTCTTACTTCTCCTGAGAGTCATGCTATTATACATTTATGTTATGTTTCATGTGACCCCAATGTGACGTCGCTGAGAGAGTTATTTTGCAACTGGTCACTTTGTGACATTTTGAAGACGTCACGACAagcatttgaaaacatttaatgagaatcgaaaatagcggtaaaaaaatagtttttcgcaACTCCAAAGTTTAAAGCGCcttctatcggcatttttttaaaactacattttcaaaatttatctttaagaaaatactgattaaaagaataattttagcgaaaaccgcaaacgaatcgaccaattttttcgttttttatgatcatttgaaattttgaacccTAAACTTGAATGttgcctatctccttcggaagacgtttgggacccttatttttgctattatgtTGTTTGTCCAGATGCGTACACTATccccttttaaagttttcctcAAGAGTTCAGCAACACcctgtataattttatttaaataaatgaatgataaaaacaatCTATGTTGTTTCAAAGTGATGGttgaacaattaaaatatttcaaatgtttcatTTCTGTTATGTATCTTTACCGgcacacagcagtttttttttttttttttttttctgtaaatatttatCCTTGTTCCACGAGAATGTTTATTTGTCTGAAAAACAAATGCTTTAGCTACAATCCATAAAACGTTTACCAAAACAACATTCTGCTTTTACTGCAATACTTAACAAGAGGAACACACAAATTGTGTAATAACGAGAAGAAATTAAATAATCAGCAATTGAAAGAGCATATATGTTTTTGACACATTAATCACTTGCTCTCGTCCCCCGTTTTCAAAATATAAAGCTTTAAAGTCGGAcgacattttaagaaaagtcgccaaacttAGCGAAGATTGGAAGTTTCTGGAAACAGTCTTCAAATTGTGGATATCCTTGAATGTTATACTGAAGGTACAGCGACTCTTTTTAAGAGTAAAgtttctagctaaatttggcaaatatttttaaaaatgttgccaGACCCACTATAGACTATCTCTATAGTGGGAGAGGAGAGCAAATGATCTATGCCAGGGGTTCTCGAACTTTTAGACACTGCGACTCCCTCTTTAGACAGTACTGTTTGACCCTCCCAAAGTTTAAACTCTGTCTAAACCCTCAAACAATAACGAAACACTACACAAATGGTTAGGTTTTATCCTTAGAAACACaagtaactagaaaaaaatatatgaatttttgtctctttaattattttataataagagacagtagtattattttataataagagaTAGTAGTATACCttactaattttaaaatcttgcagTAGTTTTATGACAGTAGTCGTATGAACATGCAGAAAAACCAACTTGTATGTGTATTACAAGCTTTatgtgtactttttttaaaaataaaacagcaataaaTTAATTTCCTATAAACTCTTCTTCCCCATCTCacgcccgcccccccccccctgtggggcTGCAACTCACCTTTTAAAAACCCCTGATTTacgctaatttttaaaattttaaataaattcatttttgaaattttttttattttaccgcATGTGGGATTTGTTTACTATGCGTGtgtctttttagcctactttcccagtaaaagtcagaaaaagaagaaaaaagcatgaaagaaggcttaatgcatcttaaaaatatcgcaaaaaacaaaaaaaagtcaaaaataaataaaataatcaaataaatattgaaaaattaaaaattggaaagtagggtattgagatggggaaaaatgtctgtcggtctgtctgcccccccccctaataacttttgaatgaatcgtccgattcgaacaaccttttttttgtttgaaagatctcggcgaggacacctcattcccatatttcactttttgatttgaactattttttgttcaattttgaacagttcaaaaaaacttaacattagtgcctacggggaaattcaaggcaattccgaactgtgaggcgaatttgcttcaaacaaactttgtaggaaaaagcttttgataaaaaatttatatataaaatatctttttgatttgaacaattttccattcaattttgaacagttcaaatcccttaacattgcgcctacggggaaactgaaagtcaatgtagattccgtacttgaaggcggatttacttcaaacaaattttgttggaaatagctcttgacgccagacatcgactccgagaatttagaggcacttgattccgactccgacttctgtgcccgacaattaatcggactccaactccccgacttcgactctgatttcgtagctttggcaaaaatttatacacggaggacaaatgactgactccgctTCTTAGATTTTCGACTCcggctcctttaccccaaaatgagatttactccgactccgactccagagcTATGGTTTtgacagtgaaataattattgttgatttgacttgtttttatttttacgctaaagttttaatttaggttttcggcgaataaactcgaagtcatttatgtttctacataaagatatgcgcagacgatttttttttttttttttttttgacaatgaaaattatttctttaagttgacattttatttttttatttattttggtaagtgaattaattcatttgaaaaattgtttttggcaacaggggaaaaagacacgatttttttttttttgatatgatgtatttattttaatgagcttattaattttaattattgttttttcgttttgaaagctgttaaagatttttttaatggaaaaaagtgtattagctgctttgtttaaaaggtgttgctattttttttttctttttttttacgcatctattttttttttttttagatgagtgaggaatattttattcctagaaatcagcttaaagtattttgaaaatatgtttgaaaacatttgcgattttagctatttttgagaatattgattaaGTACTAGAACGTAGTATGGGTAtgtgggaaagtaggctcgtctagttctagacagaacttcttgttttttctgCTTG
Proteins encoded:
- the LOC129230271 gene encoding sodium-dependent glucose transporter 1-like — encoded protein: MVNLTPKTLKIIKTCNLYLGCVVFGMCFAIPGPTLLDLQHIIKTDTEHIAFVYTARSIGYLIGSFVGGMIFDFIKWKQLILIICASLKCLSILGVPWSRSFEVLTTFMAVNGAAMGAFDTCCNVYLLNLWGKDSAPYYQALHFTFGVGGLISPLIAAPFLGSYNELQSESFNYDNVTFSAMNLTDELNSGGLFANIPKITYAYSIVGATEFLVVLIYVSTFVISPTDEYSEKEEAKSSIKQNPFFFAVVIGLVFALLFIQTGAEIGYAQMITPYAVKGKLKLPITTGSYMTSAFWAAFTISRFSSVFMAMKFTNLTLIVYDLIVTSVAAVFLTALSSHVWALWLSSVLFGIGIASFFPATVAWFGTHINVTNKIAGVFVCSAAFGELAMPFAISYNIETTPEVFIYMIPASCACSTLIVLAVYLILRNSPSNPEVEKQPSSDVGISTIRVSE